In the Theobroma cacao cultivar B97-61/B2 chromosome 1, Criollo_cocoa_genome_V2, whole genome shotgun sequence genome, one interval contains:
- the LOC18610849 gene encoding folate transporter 1, chloroplastic isoform X1: protein MSQSQWQWENATAGAVAGFATVAAMYPLDIVRTRFQVNDGRATNYPTYKNTAHAIFTITRLEGLKGLYSGFFPAVLGSTVSWGLYFFFYGRAKQRYSKNREEKLSPALHLASAAEAGALVSLCTNPIWLVKTRMQLQTPLHQSRPYSGIYDALRTILREEGWTALFKGLGPGLLMQVSHGAIQFTTYEELRRIMVDYKERKRKSESDSNLLNSFDYAVLGGSSKIAAILLTYPFQVIRTRSQQRPSNEGIPRYMSSWHVVKETARFEGLRGFYKGITPNLLKNVPASSITFIVFENVLKLLRRMGRND from the exons ATGTCACAATCACAGTGGCAATGGGAAAACGCAACCGCTGGTGCGGTGGCGGGTTTCGCCACTGTCGCCGCGATGTACCCTCTGGACATCGTACGTACGAGATTCCAAG TTAACGATGGTCGAGCCACCAATTACCCGACTTACAAGAACACCGCCCACGCCATTTTTACCATTACTCGCTTAGAG GGTTTGAAAGGGCTTTATTCAGGCTTCTTTCCTGCAGTGTTGGGGTCCACTGTTTCATGgggtttatattttttctt CTATGGCAGAGCTAAACAAAGGTACTCTAAAAACAGAGAGGAGAAGCTGAGCCCTGCTCTTCATCTTGCTTCTGCTGCAGAAGCTGGAGCTTTG GTTTCATTGTGCACAAATCCTATTTGGCTTGTAAAAACAAGAATGCAACTTCAGACTCCTCTTCATCAAAGTCGACCTTATTCTGGCATTTATG ATGCCTTAAGAACCATACTGAGGGAGGAAGGGTGGACTGCACTCTTTAAAGGACTTGGTCCTGGTCTGTTGATG CAGGTTTCTCATGGAGCTATTCAGTTCACAACATATGAGGAACTTCGAAGGATAATGGTTGAttataaagagagaaaaaggaagtcTGAAAGTGACAGTAATTTGTTG AATTCATTTGATTATGCAGTGCTGGGGGGGTCCTCTAAAATTGCTGCCATTCTACTTACATATCCATTTCAG GTTATTCGAACTCGATCACAG CAACGACCTAGTAATGAGGGAATTCCAAGATATATGAGTAGTTGGCATGTTGTGAAGGAAACAGCACG GTTTGAGGGTTTGCGTGGATTTTACAAGGGCATCACACCAAACCTTCTGAAAAATGTTCCTGCTTCTTCAATAACATTTATTGTTTTTGAGAATGTACTCAAATTGTTAAGACGGATGGGAAGGAATGATTGA
- the LOC18610849 gene encoding folate transporter 1, chloroplastic isoform X2, protein MSQSQWQWENATAGAVAGFATVAAMYPLDIVRTRFQVNDGRATNYPTYKNTAHAIFTITRLEGLKGLYSGFFPAVLGSTVSWGLYFFFYGRAKQRYSKNREEKLSPALHLASAAEAGALVSLCTNPIWLVKTRMQLQTPLHQSRPYSGIYDALRTILREEGWTALFKGLGPGLLMVSHGAIQFTTYEELRRIMVDYKERKRKSESDSNLLNSFDYAVLGGSSKIAAILLTYPFQVIRTRSQQRPSNEGIPRYMSSWHVVKETARFEGLRGFYKGITPNLLKNVPASSITFIVFENVLKLLRRMGRND, encoded by the exons ATGTCACAATCACAGTGGCAATGGGAAAACGCAACCGCTGGTGCGGTGGCGGGTTTCGCCACTGTCGCCGCGATGTACCCTCTGGACATCGTACGTACGAGATTCCAAG TTAACGATGGTCGAGCCACCAATTACCCGACTTACAAGAACACCGCCCACGCCATTTTTACCATTACTCGCTTAGAG GGTTTGAAAGGGCTTTATTCAGGCTTCTTTCCTGCAGTGTTGGGGTCCACTGTTTCATGgggtttatattttttctt CTATGGCAGAGCTAAACAAAGGTACTCTAAAAACAGAGAGGAGAAGCTGAGCCCTGCTCTTCATCTTGCTTCTGCTGCAGAAGCTGGAGCTTTG GTTTCATTGTGCACAAATCCTATTTGGCTTGTAAAAACAAGAATGCAACTTCAGACTCCTCTTCATCAAAGTCGACCTTATTCTGGCATTTATG ATGCCTTAAGAACCATACTGAGGGAGGAAGGGTGGACTGCACTCTTTAAAGGACTTGGTCCTGGTCTGTTGATG GTTTCTCATGGAGCTATTCAGTTCACAACATATGAGGAACTTCGAAGGATAATGGTTGAttataaagagagaaaaaggaagtcTGAAAGTGACAGTAATTTGTTG AATTCATTTGATTATGCAGTGCTGGGGGGGTCCTCTAAAATTGCTGCCATTCTACTTACATATCCATTTCAG GTTATTCGAACTCGATCACAG CAACGACCTAGTAATGAGGGAATTCCAAGATATATGAGTAGTTGGCATGTTGTGAAGGAAACAGCACG GTTTGAGGGTTTGCGTGGATTTTACAAGGGCATCACACCAAACCTTCTGAAAAATGTTCCTGCTTCTTCAATAACATTTATTGTTTTTGAGAATGTACTCAAATTGTTAAGACGGATGGGAAGGAATGATTGA